In Drosophila nasuta strain 15112-1781.00 chromosome 2R, ASM2355853v1, whole genome shotgun sequence, a single genomic region encodes these proteins:
- the LOC132784106 gene encoding histone H1.0-A: MIKSDPDNSASDSEHESQEEEQEDEDMEEGSSQSSGEEEEVAADAAHPFPTPPPDADSNMPMVEKATSKKTKYHTILSLAFAAIEAMPSRSGSSVQAIVKYMKSNGFEGTEEPRLSKLVLKNLKAAVIRGELEQVKRSFKLSAASKNKSKALEKMKLKKAKAKEKEQLKEMKGKKDSAAAKAKSSAKAKTTKEKSGMKASERKTNEPSKKAKKDKAAAAAASSAKEDVEDSEKPKKTAKGKASASKEKMESVSETKSKAKSKAVRKSIGTLAQQVPKKKVASKKVKLVVAAKNAQPVPMEEGDSEFTDSAPTDVSTPIRVVKPKGSRKVK, from the exons ATGATAAAATCCGATCCCGATAATTCTGCATCCGATTCGGAGCATGAGTCCCAAGAGGAAGAGCAGGAGGATGAGGATATGGAAGAGGGCAGTTCGCAGTCTTCTGGCGAAGAGGAAGAAGTTGCCGCAGACGCTGCGCATCCCTTTCCCACACCTCCGCCCGATGCAGACAGTAATATGCCGATGGTGGAAAAAGCCACATCTAAGAAGACGAAATATCACACCATCCTCTCGTTAGCCTTTGCGGCTATCGAAGCGATGCCCAGTCGCAGTGGTTCCTCAGTTCAAGCCATTGTCAAGTATATGAAGTCCAATGGCTTCGAGGGCACCGAAGAGCCGCGCTTATCCAAGCTTGTGCTGAAGAACCTGAAAGCTGCCGTGATTAGAGGAGAATTAGAGCAAGTGAAGCGTTCATTTAAGCTTTCGGCTGCATCGAAAAATAAGTCAAAAGCTTTGGAGAAAATGAAGCTGAAGAAAGCTAAAGCGAAGGAAAAGGAGCAGCTGAAGGAAATGAAAGGAAAGAAAGATTCGGCAGcggcaaaagcaaagagctccgcaaaagcaaaaacgacAAAGGAGAAGTCTGGTATGAAGGCTTCTGAACGCAAAACTAACGAG CCCAgcaaaaaagccaaaaaagataaagcagcagctgccgcagcgTCGTCCGCCAAGGAGGACGTCGAAGATTCAGAAAAGCCGAAGAAAACTGCTAAGGGAAAAGCCAGCGCGTCGAAAGAGAAAATGGAAAGCGTCTCGGAAACAAAATCGAAAGCCAAGTCAAAGGCAGTTCGCAAGTCGATTGGCACCCTGGCTCAGCAAGTGCCAAAAAAGAAGGTGGCGTCCAAAAAAGTGAAGCTAGTTGTGGCGGCTAAAAATGCACAGCCTGTCCCCATGGAAGAGGGAGACTCTGAGTTCACGGACTCGGCGCCAACCGATGTCTCAACGCCCATCAGGGTTGTTAAACCGAAGGGTTCGCGTAAAGTCAAGTAA